The Arctopsyche grandis isolate Sample6627 chromosome 7, ASM5162203v2, whole genome shotgun sequence genome includes a window with the following:
- the LOC143914893 gene encoding uncharacterized protein LOC143914893 isoform X3 — MFFGSCDAFASESFNMAAKILWISIFLFFNAYVEAQECDVYGRPMQPYVYPPSPAELTRCADGEEFRTDSIPEASCGELYPDAVGIRSGCFCPKDSVRDATGNCIKVYMCPQYAIPIPIGPEVAPVQSTVAPAITTYSCPANEVYKVDLYPEPCCDLLFPEYGNLKEGCFCPKDYVRNAAGQCIQVKDCPQFATPAIVSEPTTAAPEPITTGPIIMFEPYPKPTTDAPATEAPTTVAPATEAPATEAPATEAPATEAPATEAPATEAPATEVPATGDYSLRSCLPTFKCIPGTTFKLGYNICVCNENGEAICSTGSDIESPTTAAPPTCPAGEVWTNGLSPEPTCDNIFPENVIVKEGCYCPDNFVRNAEGKCIDVKTCPQFAPTEAPEILVFEFTCTPGETFKVDCNLCTCAADGKSTVCTTFNCGPRDISKEEIVSNY; from the exons ATGTTCTTTGGTTCCTGCGACGCATTCGCTTCTGAATCGTTCAACATGGCGGCCAAAATTCTATGGATATCTATCTTCTTATTTTTCAATGCTT ATGTTGAAGCACAAGAATGTGACGTCTATGGAAGACCAATGCAGCCGTATGTGTATCCTCCAAGTCCAGCAGAATTGACCAGATGTGCAGATGGAGAAGAATTCAGAACTGATTCTATCCCTGAAGCTTCATGTGGAGAATTATACCCAGATGCAGTTGGTATCCGATCAGGATGCTTTTGTCCAAAAGATTCAGTAAGGGATGCGACTGGAAATTGTATCAAAGTATACATGTGTCCACAATACGCAATCCCCATCCCAATTG gTCCAGAAGTTGCACCAGTTCAATCCACAGTAGCACCTGCGATCACAA CTTATAGCTGTCCAGCCAATGAAGTTTATAAAGTTGATTTGTACCCAGAACCATGCTGTGATTTGTTATTCCCTGAATATGGAAACTTGAAGGAAGGTTGCTTCTGTCCAAAAGACTATGTCAGAAACGCTGCTGGACAATGTATTCAAGTTAAAGATTGTCCACAATTTGCAACACCAGCAATAGTTTCAGAACCAACAACAGCAGCCCCAGAGCCAATCACCACAGGGCCAATTATAATGTTTGAACCATACCCAAAACCAACAACAGACGCACCAGCTACCGAAGCACCAACTACTGTAGCACCAGCTACTGAAGCACCAGCTACCGAAGCACCAGCTACCGAAGCACCAGCTACTGAAGCACCAGCTACTGAAGCACCAGCTACTGAAGCACCAGCTACTGAAGTACCAGCAACCGGCGATTATT CTCTACGATCCTGCCTGCCGACTTTCAAGTGCATTCCAGGTACCACCTTTAAACTAGGCTACaatatttgtgtatgtaatGAAAACGGAGAAGCAATATGCAGTACTGGCTCAGATATTG aATCACCTACAACAGCTGCTCCACCTACTTGCCCAGCAGGAGAGGTTTGGACGAATGGTTTGTCCCCTGAACCAACCTGCGACAATATCTTCCCAGAAAACGTGATCGTAAAGGAAGGTTGTTACTGCCCAGATAATTTCGTCAGAAACGCTGAAGGAAAGTGTATCGATGTGAAGACTTGTCCACAATTTGCACCAACTGAAGCACCAg aaatCTTAGTCTTCGAATTTACCTGCACTCCTGGTGAGACATTTAAAGTGGATTGCAACTTGTGTACATGCGCTGCAGATGGAAAATCGACTGTATGCACTACCTTCAATTGTGGACCAAGAG ATATCAGTAAGGAAGAAATCGTGAGTAATTACTAA
- the LOC143914893 gene encoding uncharacterized protein LOC143914893 isoform X2, whose product MFFGSCDAFASESFNMAAKILWISIFLFFNAYVEAQECDVYGRPMQPYVYPPSPAELTRCADGEEFRTDSIPEASCGELYPDAVGIRSGCFCPKDSVRDATGNCIKVYMCPQYAIPIPIGPEVAPVQSTVAPAITTYSCPANEVYKVDLYPEPCCDLLFPEYGNLKEGCFCPKDYVRNAAGQCIQVKDCPQFATPAIVSEPTTAAPEPITTGPIIMFEPYPKPTTDAPATEAPTTVAPATEAPATEAPATEAPATEAPATEAPATEAPATEVPATGDYSLRSCLPTFKCIPGTTFKLGYNICVCNENGEAICSTGSDIESPTTAAPPTCPAGEVWTNGLSPEPTCDNIFPENVIVKEGCYCPDNFVRNAEGKCIDVKTCPQFAPTEAPAAPTCGAGEVYMTDFYPEASCDNLYPEYINIKDGCFCASGTVRNSAGQCVSIYNCPQYTTSMSEVTPATEAPIEKPTEKPAEQPSEKPKRRKCFPGMVTKTRKHEICVCNRDGRSETCYPTAVEIPDDGKCSDDSKKNSSECEN is encoded by the exons ATGTTCTTTGGTTCCTGCGACGCATTCGCTTCTGAATCGTTCAACATGGCGGCCAAAATTCTATGGATATCTATCTTCTTATTTTTCAATGCTT ATGTTGAAGCACAAGAATGTGACGTCTATGGAAGACCAATGCAGCCGTATGTGTATCCTCCAAGTCCAGCAGAATTGACCAGATGTGCAGATGGAGAAGAATTCAGAACTGATTCTATCCCTGAAGCTTCATGTGGAGAATTATACCCAGATGCAGTTGGTATCCGATCAGGATGCTTTTGTCCAAAAGATTCAGTAAGGGATGCGACTGGAAATTGTATCAAAGTATACATGTGTCCACAATACGCAATCCCCATCCCAATTG gTCCAGAAGTTGCACCAGTTCAATCCACAGTAGCACCTGCGATCACAA CTTATAGCTGTCCAGCCAATGAAGTTTATAAAGTTGATTTGTACCCAGAACCATGCTGTGATTTGTTATTCCCTGAATATGGAAACTTGAAGGAAGGTTGCTTCTGTCCAAAAGACTATGTCAGAAACGCTGCTGGACAATGTATTCAAGTTAAAGATTGTCCACAATTTGCAACACCAGCAATAGTTTCAGAACCAACAACAGCAGCCCCAGAGCCAATCACCACAGGGCCAATTATAATGTTTGAACCATACCCAAAACCAACAACAGACGCACCAGCTACCGAAGCACCAACTACTGTAGCACCAGCTACTGAAGCACCAGCTACCGAAGCACCAGCTACCGAAGCACCAGCTACTGAAGCACCAGCTACTGAAGCACCAGCTACTGAAGCACCAGCTACTGAAGTACCAGCAACCGGCGATTATT CTCTACGATCCTGCCTGCCGACTTTCAAGTGCATTCCAGGTACCACCTTTAAACTAGGCTACaatatttgtgtatgtaatGAAAACGGAGAAGCAATATGCAGTACTGGCTCAGATATTG aATCACCTACAACAGCTGCTCCACCTACTTGCCCAGCAGGAGAGGTTTGGACGAATGGTTTGTCCCCTGAACCAACCTGCGACAATATCTTCCCAGAAAACGTGATCGTAAAGGAAGGTTGTTACTGCCCAGATAATTTCGTCAGAAACGCTGAAGGAAAGTGTATCGATGTGAAGACTTGTCCACAATTTGCACCAACTGAAGCACCAg CTGCACCCACATGTGGAGCTGGAGAAGTATACATGACCGACTTCTACCCAGAAGCCTCCTGCGACAATTTATACCCTGAATACATCAATATCAAAGATGGATGCTTCTGCGCCTCTGGCACCGTCAGGAACTCTGCTGGACAATGTGTTTCCATCTACAATTGTCCACAATATACTACTAGCATGAGCGAGGTCACACCAGCAACAg aAGCCCCAATAGAAAAGCCAACAGAGAAGCCAGCAGAACAACCATCAGAAAAGCCAAAAAGGAGGAAGTGTTTTCCAGGAATGGTAACCAAAACCAGAAAGCATGAAATTTGCGTATGCAATCGCGATGGACGCAGCGAAACTTGCTACCCTACAGCCGTTGAAATTCCAG ACGACGGCAAATGCTCCGATGATAGCAAAAAAAACAGCAGTGAATGCgaaaattag
- the LOC143914082 gene encoding uncharacterized protein LOC143914082 — protein sequence MDHYKFDGYDDMGDGHDVTESVDELKAKLQSMKKLMGERKAAGADTSELFRGRPTSLRGAGLINGNFLSFVFGSALCVIVSVSIYAFYNLYHAVLKRFPSRHTEL from the exons ATGGATCATTACAAATTCGACG gATACGATGACATGGGGGACGGTCACGATGTCACAGAATCGGTGGACGAGCTAAAAGCAAAGCTTCAATCGATGAAAAAGTTGATGGGAGAGAGAAAAGCAGCTGGAGCTGATACATCTGAACTCTTCAGGGGAAGACCTACTTCTCTGAGAGGTGCTGGACTTATCAACGGCAATTTTCTGAGTTTTGTGTTTGGATCGGCCCTATGTGTTATAGTAAGCGTTTCAATCTATGCGTTTTACAATCTGTATCATGCCGTGCTCAAAAGATTCCCATCCAGGCATACAGAATTGTAA
- the LOC143914893 gene encoding uncharacterized protein LOC143914893 isoform X1, with amino-acid sequence MFFGSCDAFASESFNMAAKILWISIFLFFNAYVEAQECDVYGRPMQPYVYPPSPAELTRCADGEEFRTDSIPEASCGELYPDAVGIRSGCFCPKDSVRDATGNCIKVYMCPQYAIPIPIGPEVAPVQSTVAPAITTYSCPANEVYKVDLYPEPCCDLLFPEYGNLKEGCFCPKDYVRNAAGQCIQVKDCPQFATPAIVSEPTTAAPEPITTGPIIMFEPYPKPTTDAPATEAPTTVAPATEAPATEAPATEAPATEAPATEAPATEAPATEVPATGDYSLRSCLPTFKCIPGTTFKLGYNICVCNENGEAICSTGSDIESPTTAAPPTCPAGEVWTNGLSPEPTCDNIFPENVIVKEGCYCPDNFVRNAEGKCIDVKTCPQFAPTEAPAAPTCGAGEVYMTDFYPEASCDNLYPEYINIKDGCFCASGTVRNSAGQCVSIYNCPQYTTSMSEVTPATEKPTEKPAEQPSEKPKRRKCFPGMVTKTRKHEICVCNRDGRSETCYPTAVEIPDDGKCSDDSKKNSSECEN; translated from the exons ATGTTCTTTGGTTCCTGCGACGCATTCGCTTCTGAATCGTTCAACATGGCGGCCAAAATTCTATGGATATCTATCTTCTTATTTTTCAATGCTT ATGTTGAAGCACAAGAATGTGACGTCTATGGAAGACCAATGCAGCCGTATGTGTATCCTCCAAGTCCAGCAGAATTGACCAGATGTGCAGATGGAGAAGAATTCAGAACTGATTCTATCCCTGAAGCTTCATGTGGAGAATTATACCCAGATGCAGTTGGTATCCGATCAGGATGCTTTTGTCCAAAAGATTCAGTAAGGGATGCGACTGGAAATTGTATCAAAGTATACATGTGTCCACAATACGCAATCCCCATCCCAATTG gTCCAGAAGTTGCACCAGTTCAATCCACAGTAGCACCTGCGATCACAA CTTATAGCTGTCCAGCCAATGAAGTTTATAAAGTTGATTTGTACCCAGAACCATGCTGTGATTTGTTATTCCCTGAATATGGAAACTTGAAGGAAGGTTGCTTCTGTCCAAAAGACTATGTCAGAAACGCTGCTGGACAATGTATTCAAGTTAAAGATTGTCCACAATTTGCAACACCAGCAATAGTTTCAGAACCAACAACAGCAGCCCCAGAGCCAATCACCACAGGGCCAATTATAATGTTTGAACCATACCCAAAACCAACAACAGACGCACCAGCTACCGAAGCACCAACTACTGTAGCACCAGCTACTGAAGCACCAGCTACCGAAGCACCAGCTACCGAAGCACCAGCTACTGAAGCACCAGCTACTGAAGCACCAGCTACTGAAGCACCAGCTACTGAAGTACCAGCAACCGGCGATTATT CTCTACGATCCTGCCTGCCGACTTTCAAGTGCATTCCAGGTACCACCTTTAAACTAGGCTACaatatttgtgtatgtaatGAAAACGGAGAAGCAATATGCAGTACTGGCTCAGATATTG aATCACCTACAACAGCTGCTCCACCTACTTGCCCAGCAGGAGAGGTTTGGACGAATGGTTTGTCCCCTGAACCAACCTGCGACAATATCTTCCCAGAAAACGTGATCGTAAAGGAAGGTTGTTACTGCCCAGATAATTTCGTCAGAAACGCTGAAGGAAAGTGTATCGATGTGAAGACTTGTCCACAATTTGCACCAACTGAAGCACCAg CTGCACCCACATGTGGAGCTGGAGAAGTATACATGACCGACTTCTACCCAGAAGCCTCCTGCGACAATTTATACCCTGAATACATCAATATCAAAGATGGATGCTTCTGCGCCTCTGGCACCGTCAGGAACTCTGCTGGACAATGTGTTTCCATCTACAATTGTCCACAATATACTACTAGCATGAGCGAGGTCACACCAGCAACAg AAAAGCCAACAGAGAAGCCAGCAGAACAACCATCAGAAAAGCCAAAAAGGAGGAAGTGTTTTCCAGGAATGGTAACCAAAACCAGAAAGCATGAAATTTGCGTATGCAATCGCGATGGACGCAGCGAAACTTGCTACCCTACAGCCGTTGAAATTCCAG ACGACGGCAAATGCTCCGATGATAGCAAAAAAAACAGCAGTGAATGCgaaaattag